Proteins encoded together in one Deinococcus irradiatisoli window:
- a CDS encoding FmdB family zinc ribbon protein, producing the protein MPMYVYRNLNTGETFELKQSMKDSALTEHPETGEPIKRLVSAPAIAFKGSGFYATDSRASTSAVKTAETSKNDTSKSDTPAASDSSKSAESKTPTASAPAPSTPAASGGSSE; encoded by the coding sequence ATGCCCATGTACGTGTACCGCAATCTGAATACTGGCGAAACCTTCGAACTCAAGCAGAGTATGAAAGACTCGGCCCTGACCGAGCACCCCGAAACCGGCGAGCCGATCAAGCGCCTCGTTTCGGCGCCGGCCATCGCCTTCAAAGGCAGCGGCTTTTACGCCACCGACTCCAGGGCGAGCACTTCCGCCGTCAAAACGGCCGAGACCTCTAAAAACGACACCTCGAAATCCGACACGCCGGCGGCCTCCGACAGCAGCAAGAGCGCCGAGAGCAAAACGCCGACGGCCAGCGCTCCGGCGCCCAGCACGCCAGCCGCTTCCGGCGGTAGCAGCGAGTGA
- the glmS gene encoding glutamine--fructose-6-phosphate transaminase (isomerizing), with product MCGIVGYIGARQAQDVLVSGLAKLEYRGYDSAGVAIRGAGQTIEVRKKAGKLANLAGELQGAPLAGTLGIGHTRWATHGLPNDTNAHPHATEDGRIVIIHNGIIENYLTLKAELSARGHVFKSETDSEVLAHLIEEKYQQVPGNLYEAVRLALGEVRGAYGIVVTHVDHREIVAARTVSPLVMGVGEGEMFLASDVPALLPYTRKMVFLHDGDMVVLHDDGFRVTDLSGNDVQRAVEHIDWDAEAAEKGGYDTYMLKEIYEQPTALTNTLIGRLHDATGEVNLDINLDPGSFKRISIIACGTAYYAGLVGEYLIEQLARIPVEVDVASEYRYREPLVSEQTLAIVISQSGETIDTLEALREAKKYGAKTLGVINAKGSSMTRELDDTLYIHAGPEIGVASTKAYTAQVSAMLMLALWLARARGTLDEARAQELLHAARELPRLVEEALAPERVAEIKRVAEKYHQARDYLFLGRGVNAPTALEGALKLKEISYIHAEGYAAGEMKHGPIALIDANLPVVVIATESRLLEKTISNVQEVRARAGKVIAILSDGDIENAQHADDVLYVPRAHEMVSPVVNAVAMQLLAYFTASALGKDVDKPRNLAKSVTVE from the coding sequence ATGTGCGGAATCGTGGGCTATATCGGAGCAAGACAAGCGCAGGACGTGCTGGTGTCGGGCCTCGCCAAGCTGGAATACCGGGGCTACGACTCGGCGGGCGTGGCGATTCGGGGCGCCGGGCAGACCATCGAGGTGAGGAAGAAGGCCGGCAAGCTGGCGAACCTCGCCGGTGAGTTGCAGGGCGCGCCGCTCGCCGGCACGCTGGGCATCGGGCACACCCGCTGGGCCACCCACGGGCTGCCCAACGACACCAACGCCCACCCGCACGCCACCGAGGACGGCCGGATCGTGATCATTCACAACGGCATCATCGAGAACTACCTCACGCTCAAGGCCGAGCTGAGCGCACGCGGGCACGTCTTCAAGTCGGAAACCGACAGCGAGGTGCTGGCCCACCTGATCGAGGAGAAGTACCAGCAGGTGCCGGGCAACCTCTACGAAGCGGTGCGCCTGGCCCTGGGCGAGGTGCGTGGCGCCTACGGCATCGTGGTGACGCACGTGGATCACCGCGAGATCGTGGCGGCCCGCACCGTCAGCCCGCTGGTGATGGGTGTGGGCGAGGGCGAGATGTTCCTGGCCTCGGACGTGCCGGCCCTGCTGCCCTACACCCGCAAGATGGTGTTCCTCCACGACGGCGACATGGTGGTGCTGCACGACGACGGCTTCCGCGTCACCGACCTCTCGGGCAACGACGTGCAGCGGGCGGTAGAGCACATCGACTGGGACGCCGAGGCCGCCGAGAAGGGCGGGTACGACACCTACATGCTCAAGGAGATCTACGAGCAGCCCACCGCCCTGACCAACACCCTGATCGGGCGCCTGCACGACGCCACCGGGGAAGTCAACCTCGACATCAACCTCGACCCCGGCAGCTTCAAGCGCATTTCGATCATCGCCTGCGGCACCGCCTACTACGCCGGGCTGGTCGGCGAGTACCTGATCGAGCAGCTGGCGCGCATTCCGGTGGAGGTGGACGTGGCCTCGGAATACCGCTACCGCGAGCCGCTGGTGAGCGAGCAGACCCTGGCGATCGTGATCTCGCAGTCCGGCGAGACCATCGACACGCTCGAAGCGCTGCGCGAGGCCAAGAAGTACGGCGCAAAAACGCTGGGCGTCATCAACGCCAAGGGCAGCAGCATGACCCGCGAGCTGGACGACACCCTGTATATCCACGCCGGGCCGGAGATCGGGGTCGCCAGCACCAAGGCCTACACCGCCCAGGTCTCGGCGATGCTGATGCTGGCGCTGTGGCTGGCGCGCGCGCGCGGCACCCTGGACGAAGCCCGCGCCCAGGAACTGCTGCACGCCGCCCGCGAACTGCCGCGCCTGGTGGAAGAAGCGCTCGCCCCCGAGCGGGTCGCCGAGATCAAACGGGTGGCCGAGAAGTACCATCAGGCCCGCGATTACCTGTTCCTGGGGCGCGGCGTGAACGCGCCGACCGCGCTGGAAGGAGCCCTCAAGCTCAAGGAGATCAGCTACATTCACGCCGAGGGCTACGCCGCCGGCGAGATGAAGCACGGCCCGATCGCCCTGATCGACGCCAACCTGCCGGTGGTGGTGATCGCCACCGAGAGCCGCCTGCTGGAAAAGACCATCAGCAACGTGCAGGAAGTGCGCGCCCGCGCCGGCAAGGTCATCGCCATTCTTTCCGACGGCGACATCGAGAACGCCCAGCACGCCGACGACGTGCTCTACGTGCCGCGCGCCCACGAGATGGTCAGCCCGGTGGTGAACGCGGTGGCGATGCAGTTGCTGGCCTACTTCACTGCCAGCGCGCTGGGCAAGGACGTGGACAAGCCGCGCAACCTGGCGAAGAGCGTGACGGTGGAGTAA
- a CDS encoding S1C family serine protease — protein sequence MNSQRGWGLGLLVCAALACAYFTGKVTAQRPLVTTDEINTVEITRQALPATVRVDVRIRADALQQGDNPNDTGSGFFYKSNLIVTNYHVVKDQESLSVTLSDGRTVPAKVVGIDPGIDIAVLKVTGVSAPKTLSFGDSSRLVPGQKTVAIGAPLKYQNFISTGVYSAPTLDLQRDDQLGGEVGEYMLTTAMIQGGNSGGPILDSRGSVIGVADANASPSQLVPGIIGVYIPANIVKQSLSDLETVGVSQRGTLGVTLQNLGDLDPALRQLAGLSSSNGALVGDVPAGSAGARSGLRGSLKNNEGQLLAPLGDVIVAVDGKRVKSSYDVVRQVAAKRPGQTVTLTVWRNKKEVPVKVTLLKRTLAQ from the coding sequence GTGAATTCCCAGCGCGGCTGGGGCCTGGGGCTGCTGGTGTGTGCGGCCCTGGCCTGCGCTTATTTTACCGGCAAGGTCACGGCGCAGCGCCCGCTGGTCACCACCGACGAGATCAACACCGTGGAGATCACCCGGCAGGCGCTGCCGGCGACCGTGCGGGTGGACGTGCGAATCCGCGCCGACGCGCTGCAACAGGGTGACAACCCCAACGACACCGGCAGCGGATTCTTTTACAAATCCAATTTGATCGTCACCAACTACCATGTGGTCAAGGACCAGGAAAGCCTCAGCGTGACGCTCAGCGACGGGCGCACCGTGCCGGCCAAGGTGGTGGGCATCGATCCCGGCATCGACATCGCGGTGCTCAAGGTCACCGGGGTCAGCGCGCCCAAGACGCTGAGTTTCGGCGACAGCAGCCGCCTGGTGCCGGGACAGAAAACCGTCGCCATCGGGGCGCCGCTCAAGTACCAGAACTTCATCTCCACCGGGGTGTACTCGGCGCCCACCCTGGATTTGCAGCGCGACGACCAGCTCGGCGGCGAGGTGGGCGAGTACATGCTGACCACCGCCATGATCCAGGGCGGCAACTCCGGCGGCCCGATTCTCGATTCGCGCGGCAGCGTCATCGGGGTGGCCGACGCCAACGCCTCGCCCAGCCAGCTGGTGCCGGGCATCATCGGGGTCTACATTCCGGCCAACATCGTCAAGCAGTCGCTCAGCGACCTCGAAACGGTGGGCGTCTCGCAGCGCGGCACCCTGGGCGTGACCTTGCAAAACCTCGGCGACCTCGACCCGGCGCTGCGGCAACTGGCGGGCCTGAGCAGCAGCAACGGCGCGCTGGTGGGCGACGTGCCGGCCGGGTCGGCGGGGGCGCGTTCGGGCCTGCGCGGCAGCCTCAAGAACAACGAGGGCCAGCTGCTCGCGCCGCTGGGCGACGTGATCGTGGCGGTGGACGGCAAGCGGGTCAAGAGTTCCTACGACGTGGTGCGGCAGGTGGCCGCCAAGCGCCCCGGGCAGACCGTGACGCTGACGGTGTGGC